The proteins below are encoded in one region of Gammaproteobacteria bacterium:
- a CDS encoding outer membrane protein assembly factor BamE — MTKFFSTGKVMRLRTALFTMLIVFSLTNCAAYDFSRRYVQQGNLLPHSKIERLRIGMSKQDVAILMGTSLLSPVYNNNRWDYVYTWRKGANKPEVHNLSLYFSNDRLTTIKHRP; from the coding sequence ATGACGAAATTTTTCAGTACAGGCAAAGTTATGCGATTGAGAACCGCCCTTTTTACAATGTTGATAGTCTTTTCCCTGACTAATTGCGCCGCTTATGATTTCTCCAGACGCTATGTGCAACAAGGAAATTTACTACCCCATTCTAAGATAGAGCGTTTAAGAATCGGCATGAGCAAGCAAGATGTAGCGATTCTGATGGGAACGAGTCTTTTAAGCCCAGTCTATAATAACAATCGTTGGGATTACGTCTACACTTGGCGCAAAGGCGCGAATAAACCGGAAGTTCATAACTTAAGTCTTTATTTCAGTAATGACCGCTTGACGACTATTAAGCATCGGCCTTAA